TTTGAAATCCCCATCACGTTTACGACACTCAAACAAACCCTTGCTGAAATTAAAAACGACAATGGCATCATCATCAATATGCTTTTAAATAACAAACCGTTTTATCTATTTGTCACGCGATAATTACCTTTTTAAGTCCTTTTTATACTAATGCTTGTTACAATCCACCTTTTATTATTGTCAAAACTGTCTTAGGGGTGCTAATTTAATTTGGCTGAGAAATACCCTCAACACATGATGCCACGAACTCACATGACATCATGCACCTGATCTGGATAATGCCAGCGTAGGAAAAGGAGAATACTACATGAGTGCAACATTAGAACATCTCAAAGAGATGAAAACATCCACAATCCAAAACCTTCCCAATTCCCAAAAAGTTTATGACCAGGGTAGTAGCCCTGATATTTTGGTGCCAATGCGCAAGATTACCTTAAGTCCCACACTCTCAAGTGATGGCAAAAAGGAGGAAAATCCACCACTTTATGTCTATGATACCACCGGTCCTTATACCGACCCTAATGCCACCATTGATTTGCATCGCGGTTTAAATCCACTACGTGCGCCTTGGATTAATGCGCGACATGACAGTGAACCACTCACAGACTTTAGCTCATCTTATTGGCACACGCGTCATCAAGATACCGCGCTTGATACTCTAAGATTTCCCAATATTCCCAAACCAAAACGCGCCCAAAAAGGTCGAAATATCACACAAATGCACTACGCAAAAGCGGGAATTATCACCCCAGAGATGGAATTTGTCGCCATTCGAGAAAATTGTAAAATCGAAGAGATGAAACAAAGTGGCCATCTTTATAAGCAACATCAAGGCGAGCATTTTGGTGCCAATTTACCAGAATTTTATACACCCGAATTTGTCCGCGATGAAATCGCTAGCGGTAGAGCTGTACTGCCTGCAAATATCAATCATCCTGAGAGTGAGCCGATGATTATCGGACGAAATTTTAGGGTTAAAATCAATGCCAATATCGGTAACTCTGCCACGTCATCGTCTATCGAAGAAGAAGTGGAGAAGATGATTTGGGCGACGCGTTGGGGTGCCGATACCGTGATGGATCTCTCAACGGGTGCTAATATTCACGAAACCAGAGAGTGGATTATCCGCAATTGTGCGGTGCCCATCGGTACGGTGCCGATTTATCAAGCGCTTGAAAAAGTGCATGGGGTTGCTGAAAACCTTACGTGGGAAATCTTCAGAGATACACTTATCGAACAAGCCGAACAGGGAGTGGATTATTTTACCATTCACGCTGGTGTGCGCTTAGCTTACATTCCCCTAAGCGCCAAAAGATTGACAGGAATCGTCTCTCGTGGGGGTTCTATCATGGCAAAATGGTGTCTACATCATCACAAAGAGAGCTTTTTGTATGAGCATTTTGAAGAGATGTGTGAGATCATGAAAGCCTATGATGTGGCCTTTTCACTAGGTGATGGTTTGCGACCGGGATCTATCTATGATGCCAACGATGATGCCCAATTTGCAGAACTTGAAACACTGGGGGAACTCACGAAAATCGCATGGGATCATGATGTGCAAGTCATGATAGAAGGTCCCGGCCATGTTCCGATGCAAAAGATTAAAGAAAATATGGAAAAAGAGTTGCAAGATTGCATGCAAGCGCCTTTTTATACACTCGGGCCCCTCACGACCGATATTGCGCCAGGATATGATCATATTACTTCGGCCATCGGAGCAGCACAAATTGGCTGGTATGGTACTGCAATGTTGTGTTATGTCACGCCCAAAGAGCATTTGGGATTGCCTGATAAAGATGATGTCAAAGAGGGAATCATCACTTATAAAATCGCCGCGCATGCCGCAGATCTTGCTAAAGGCTTTGCGGGAGCACAAATACGAGATAATGCCATGAGTAAAGCACGATTTGAGTTTCGATGGTTTGATCAATTTAACATCGGTTTTGATCCAGAACGCGCACTTGCCTTTCATGATGAAGAGTTGCCCACAGAAGGTGCCAAAATCGCTCACTTTTGTTCGATGTGCGGACCAAAATTTTGCTCGATGAAAATCTCTCAAGATATTCGAGATTATGCCGAAAATAAAGGCATTGAAAACTTAGATGAAGCGTTTGAAAACGGGATGCAAGAACAAAGCGATAAATTCAAAGAGACGGCTACACACAGAATCGGTGAGATTTACCAAAAACTCTAACCTCTAGCAGCTCAGCATATTCTATCTTTATTTGCTGAGCTGCGCCTCTTTTTCGATATGAACAAAAAATTTCAACAACATCGTGATGGTTTGGCGTTCATTTTGAGACAGTTTATCCACCGCGTCACAATTTAACAAACGTGCCCTTAACGCTTCGTTTTCAAAAAATGGAATATGATATCGTGCAGCAATTTGTGCAATTTTCAGAGTCGTCTCATTGTCACAAGTATGCGTGGCCTCTGTTTCTTGTAGATAGTGTTTGATAATCTGTTTTTTATTTATCATGATGTTTCAGATGCACACACAACCACAGTGTGCCTTTTGTTGTCTCTAATACTTGATGCCTGATGCCTTGTTTTATGAGAAGCCAATCACCTTTTTTGAGGCGTTTTCGCTCTTTTTCCAATTGCAAAAGCGCTTCGCCTTGAGCGATCATGACCCACTCATCATGATCTTGTTTGTAAAGCTTTTTTTCTTGTTTATCCGAACTAATAATCCGCTCAATCAACACCTCTTTACTCTCAAATAAGGTTTCAAAAATCTCACCATTTTGGGGCGCATCACTATTGTCAAACAAATTCATAAAACTATCGCTCCACAAAATCTTCCCGTCACCCCGTCTCTTCGGTAGGAGAAATAATTCTCTTCACAACAGGTACAAATCTGAGCGTTATTGATGTGTTGAGCGCTCACGCCCCCCTCACACATATCATCCAAACATTTTTGCATGATATCCAAGTAAATACGCCCTTCGTGATGGCGCACATATCCCTCAAATCCTGCGGTGACATCTTCTTTGACTTCATAACAACAAGACCCAATCGCTGGACCTAAAAATACTTGAATATCCTCAGGGCTACTCCCATAGGTCTCTTGCATTGCTTGTATTGTTTTGTTGACAATCTTTTTCGCCACACCATTGCGCCCTGCATGTATGGCCGCGATAGCTTGTGTATGGCTATCGTGTAACAGAACAGGAATACAATCTGCCACCATCACGCACAAAGCAACATCGGGTAAATTGGTAATCAAAGCATCGCATCTACGTATTTTAGGAGAAGAGACATCCCGAACGATTGAGATACTATCACCATGAACTTGTTCCATAAACACAAGATTTTCACAAGCTATTTTTTGAGATAAGAGTGCGCGATTTTGCGCTACGATGAGGGGATCATCACCAACATGCAACGCCAGATTAAAACTCTCATAACGCCCCTCGCTCCTGCCGCCAAAGCGGTCTGTGAAACAATACCGCATCGCTAATAACGCGCCATCATATGATCTACATCATCCCAGCTGAGACTCTTTTTGGCATGAATCATGTGGTAGATATAGCGGGCAAACATATCGGTTTCGATGTTGACATGAGTGCCGACTTTGTATTCGCCAAAGAGCGTTTGGCTGAAGGTGTGGGGGATAATGGTGAGTCTAAAACGCGCATCATTGACCTCATTGATGGTCAAACTCACCCCATCAATCGCGATACTGCCTTTGGGTGCAATATAGGGTGCAAACTCTTTGGGATACGTGATATAAAAATCGGTCGCATTTTGATTTTTGTGAATCGATTCAATCACACCCACACAATCAACATGCCCTTGCACGATATGTCCCTCTAAGCGTTCATCAAGCTTCATAGCCGGCTCGATGTGAACACGTCCTTTGAGGTTTTCTACGGCCATCACCCCTCTGGTTTCGTTGGAGAGTTCAACTGAGAAGGTTTGATTGCCGATGGAAATCACGGTCAAACAGACGCCATTAACAGCAATGCTATCTCCAATATTGGGTTTATAATTGGCTTTTAGCGTCAATACACTGTTTTGATAACTAATAACGGTTGCAAATTCTCTGATAAGTCCTGTAAACATTACTACTCTTTTTTGCCATATTATACCAAAAGATTAGCGTACTTTTATCAATGCCTCATTATTAAAATTGTCAATCAAAATGCGTTTGACTCTCTCTTGCCACAAGGTACCAAACTCTTTTATCTGTGCTTCATTTGCTTTTTGATTCACAACAAGCAACATCAACTCTTGCAGGGCTTTACTCGGTGGCACGACATTGGGATTATAAAACACATCGACACTTTTTTGTGTATCCAACCTCGTAAAACGCGCACTTGATTGAATCGGCGCATTGAAAAACATCAAAGAGTGTCGTGCAAATCTGCCATTTAATCCTTTAAACCCACTCTTTTGGGTCGCTGCTGTGATATTGCTTATGACATTGCCAATCACACCGGCGACGCCCTCTTTTTCATCCTCTTTAAATTCTACTTTAATCTCGCCTCGAATGGGATTGCTATCAGGATACAGAGCATCTAAGGCTTTGAGTGTCATGATATAAGCGCCTGCAACCGTGGGACAACTGTGTCCGGCGGCTTTGACGATTTGTCGATAATTAAATACAATAATACCATCGCTCACGGTACCGAGTGTCAATGCCAAAGGATCAAAAGTAGTAATACTTGGTACCTCATCAAAAAATTTAGGAAATGCGCTCATATCTTTCATATTGCCCCCAATGCTTTTTTTACTTCATCACTTGCCATCGTGATATTCCACGCCGGCTCCCATACAATCTCAACGTCACAACTACTGATGCCATCAATGCGCTCAACGGCCTCTTTTGTCCACTGTTTCATCATCTCATGCAAAGGACATCCTCGTGTCGAGAGTGTCATCGTGACATGCGCATGGTCATCCTCTACGCGCACGCCATAAATCAAACCCAAAGAGTAGATATCAAATCCCACTTCAGGGTCGATAACTGTTTTAATTGCATCATACACATTTTCTTCACTCACCATCTTGAACTCCTAAATTAACTTTATAATTTAATGTAAAATAGATATTATATATCACCAAAAGGGTTCCCACTCCCATAATCGTAGCTCCGATTTGAAATGCCAATGGAATGGAGAATAAAATCGCCATCAAACTCACCAAAAATCCCAAGAGCGTGACCCAAAATTGCACATCGGCAATCTTCTCTTTTATCATCTCGCCCAGCATGGGCACTTTGATTTTACCCACAAGAGGGGAATAGCGCTGATACCAGACCAAAAAGGGCAAAATTTTATAGATATGTCCCACAATAAAAAAGGTAAAAAATCCAAAAAATAGCGTAAATCCAAACGCCAGATAGAGCGTAGCACTTTGGGTTACAATGGCCGTGATTAAAATCACAAAAGTGAGTAATAATGCCACAAATGAAGCAATCATATTCTTGGCCCAAAAGTCATTTTGTTTGCGAATTCTTGTACTAAAAATCAGCCACATTTGATACAATGCTAAAAATACAGAGACCATCACAAAAAATGATCCGAGTAATTCTAATGTCTCAAACTGCAATGTTGCTCCTAATAATAACAACACTAACCCTAGGATAATGGTATAAAAGGCGATTTCAATCGCACGTTGTTTAAAGCCATGAGAGAGTGAAAACATCGGTAGAAGAATCATCCCCACTCCCATAATCGTCATCAATACATATCCAAAAATCGTCGCACCCACATGCATGCGTACAAGGTTTTCAATATCTGGATAAAATCCATAAATCAGATTTAAAGCAATCACCAATCCAATGCTCACCCCCACAAACAAAAAGATATTGGAGACAAAGATAAATTTCGCGACAATATCCCAGCGTTTGAGCTCCTTATACGTCATCATGATATTCACGACGAAAATCAACATCGAGAGATACATCATCAAAGCGCCATAAGGCATCATAGCGATAAAATTGGTATCAAAAAGCCCCAACACAAAGAGAATAATACCCCCTATGAAGATATAAAACTGAACATAGGCAAAGTCTTTGGAGAATATTGGGATTTCCAATACAACGGGAATCAATTGATACATCGCGCCAAAGATTACCATCATGACAAAACCTAGCAGATACAGATGTATCAGTGAGGCGATGGATGTGGAGAGAAAATACCCACTAATATCATTCGCAAAAAAGGGCAAGATAAAAGCACTCAGTGCATAAAAAAAAGCCCCCGCGATAAAATAATGTGCCACCAGTACAAAAGGGGGCGCCATCTCTGTGGCTAAATTTTTTGCCATGATTTAACCATCACACGTTTTGTCACTAAGGTCAGCTTGCTCGCTCGCACCCTCAATATAAGAGAAGACAAGTTTGACCCTGCCATCTTCTAGTGTGCTCTCTTGAATATCAAAATTTTCACGAATCTTCGGCAACAAACCCGCAGGGCTTTTGTGATTGATCATGATAACTTTAGTCTTGGCATCTTTAATCAATCCCACCGCCAACATGGCATTGACCATAGGCTCAGGAGGACCGCAACGTGAAGTATCAAACTCGATATACGTCACTCCATTGACTTGGAACTGATAAAAAGGGACACTACTCCCTTCTACTGTGATAATTTGGGCATCTTCAGGTCGCTGTACTGTTAAATCCGACATACTAACTCCTATTTGTTTTTAGGAATTATATATTAGATTTCACTCAAGATTCTTGATTTAAATCAAGCTTATTTAATCAATGCGCTTATTGCCCTAAAAGCGGAGTGTTTTGCACTACCGCAGAGTTCAAAAAGTAACGATTCATAGGTCGTAGGGATGGCGCCTGCTTGCATCATTCGTGAAATTGCTACATTTTTATCATTTTCCTTGCGTGAGCCAATACAATCGGTGACCAAAATAGGCACCAATCGCGCATCAATCAAATCAAGTACGGTTTGCAAAACACAAACGTGCGCTTCAATACCAAATACGATGACAAACTTCCGACCTTCTTTTTTAATCAAATCCATCGTCTCTTCAGTTTGGCAACAACTAAAGGTCACCTTTTCATGAGCCACATCATTTTGCAATAATTCTTTGATAGGTGCAATCGTATGTCCAATCCCCTTAGGATACTGCTCATTTAGTACAAAATCCACTTCCAAAAGCTTCAACCCTTTGATGAGTTTGAGCATATTTTCCAATAAAATTTCATGGTTGTTGATGTGCGGAAAAAGTTTCTCCTGCACATCCACCGCCAAAGCAAACACATTGTCCATAGGTATTTTCATGATGCCTCCGATTTTGATGTTAATCCACTCAAGCGAAGCAAACTTTCTACTTTTGCATCCGCACCTTTTAACTCTTTATACAAGGCTTTCATACTTCTGCTTCCACCTTGCGCTAAGACAATATTGAGATAATCTTTACCAAATTTTGTATTAAAAATTCCCTGATCTACGATTGCAAAGAAGGCATCGGCACTGAGCACTTCTGCCCACTTGTAGCTGTAATACCCTGCCGCATAACCTCCTGCAAAGATGTGCGAGAAACCATTTTGAAATTTATTATAAGCAGGTGGCTGAATCAGTGAATTTTCCGCTCTTACTTGATTAAGTAAATCTTGTACCTCTTGACCTTGGTGAAGTTTTTGATGCAATTTAAAATCAAAAAGTGAAAACTCGACTTGTCGCAAGATGCCCAATGCTGATTGGAAGTTTTTGACCGCTACAATTTTATCAATCATCGCATCACTGAGGATTTCTCCGCTTTTGTAATGTGCGGCAAAAATTTTCAAGACTTTAGGTTCGTATGCAAAATTTTCCAAAAATTGTGACGGAAACTCGACCGCATCCCACTCAACCCCACTAATACCACTCACGCCCACTTCTGAGACATTTGAGAGCATATGATGCAAGGCATGACCCATCTCATGAAAGAGTGTCACGACATCATCATGACGCAACAAGGAAGGCGATTTCTCAGAAGAAGGAAAGTTACACACGATGAAAGCAGAAGCGAGATGTTCGGTGCCACCCTCTTTGTAGTGACTCTGCCAGTTGTGCATCCACGCGCCACCGCTTTTACCTTGGCGTGACTCCAAATCCAAATACAAACGCGCCGTGAGTTTATCCCCGACCATGACATTATAAGCACTGGCTTTTTCATCCCAA
This genomic window from Sulfurospirillum sp. 1612 contains:
- a CDS encoding cupin domain-containing protein; the protein is MNLFDNSDAPQNGEIFETLFESKEVLIERIISSDKQEKKLYKQDHDEWVMIAQGEALLQLEKERKRLKKGDWLLIKQGIRHQVLETTKGTLWLCVHLKHHDK
- the thiC gene encoding phosphomethylpyrimidine synthase ThiC; this encodes MSATLEHLKEMKTSTIQNLPNSQKVYDQGSSPDILVPMRKITLSPTLSSDGKKEENPPLYVYDTTGPYTDPNATIDLHRGLNPLRAPWINARHDSEPLTDFSSSYWHTRHQDTALDTLRFPNIPKPKRAQKGRNITQMHYAKAGIITPEMEFVAIRENCKIEEMKQSGHLYKQHQGEHFGANLPEFYTPEFVRDEIASGRAVLPANINHPESEPMIIGRNFRVKINANIGNSATSSSIEEEVEKMIWATRWGADTVMDLSTGANIHETREWIIRNCAVPIGTVPIYQALEKVHGVAENLTWEIFRDTLIEQAEQGVDYFTIHAGVRLAYIPLSAKRLTGIVSRGGSIMAKWCLHHHKESFLYEHFEEMCEIMKAYDVAFSLGDGLRPGSIYDANDDAQFAELETLGELTKIAWDHDVQVMIEGPGHVPMQKIKENMEKELQDCMQAPFYTLGPLTTDIAPGYDHITSAIGAAQIGWYGTAMLCYVTPKEHLGLPDKDDVKEGIITYKIAAHAADLAKGFAGAQIRDNAMSKARFEFRWFDQFNIGFDPERALAFHDEELPTEGAKIAHFCSMCGPKFCSMKISQDIRDYAENKGIENLDEAFENGMQEQSDKFKETATHRIGEIYQKL
- the ribE gene encoding riboflavin synthase, with the protein product MFTGLIREFATVISYQNSVLTLKANYKPNIGDSIAVNGVCLTVISIGNQTFSVELSNETRGVMAVENLKGRVHIEPAMKLDERLEGHIVQGHVDCVGVIESIHKNQNATDFYITYPKEFAPYIAPKGSIAIDGVSLTINEVNDARFRLTIIPHTFSQTLFGEYKVGTHVNIETDMFARYIYHMIHAKKSLSWDDVDHMMARY
- the pgeF gene encoding peptidoglycan editing factor PgeF, producing the protein MRYCFTDRFGGRSEGRYESFNLALHVGDDPLIVAQNRALLSQKIACENLVFMEQVHGDSISIVRDVSSPKIRRCDALITNLPDVALCVMVADCIPVLLHDSHTQAIAAIHAGRNGVAKKIVNKTIQAMQETYGSSPEDIQVFLGPAIGSCCYEVKEDVTAGFEGYVRHHEGRIYLDIMQKCLDDMCEGGVSAQHINNAQICTCCEENYFSYRRDGVTGRFCGAIVL
- a CDS encoding metal-sulfur cluster assembly factor, which encodes MVSEENVYDAIKTVIDPEVGFDIYSLGLIYGVRVEDDHAHVTMTLSTRGCPLHEMMKQWTKEAVERIDGISSCDVEIVWEPAWNITMASDEVKKALGAI
- a CDS encoding isochorismatase family protein yields the protein MKIPMDNVFALAVDVQEKLFPHINNHEILLENMLKLIKGLKLLEVDFVLNEQYPKGIGHTIAPIKELLQNDVAHEKVTFSCCQTEETMDLIKKEGRKFVIVFGIEAHVCVLQTVLDLIDARLVPILVTDCIGSRKENDKNVAISRMMQAGAIPTTYESLLFELCGSAKHSAFRAISALIK